A genomic region of Mus musculus strain C57BL/6J chromosome 7, GRCm38.p6 C57BL/6J contains the following coding sequences:
- the Slc7a9 gene encoding B(0,+)-type amino acid transporter 1 isoform X2: MITKSGGEYPYLMEAFGPIPAYLFSWTSLIVMKPSSFAIICLSFSEYVCAAFYSGCKPPAVVVKLLAAAAILFITTVNALSVRLGSYVQNVFTAAKMVIVAIIIISGLVFLAQGNVKNFQNSFEGTQTSVGAISLAFYNGLWAYDGWNQLNYITEELRNPYRNLPMAIVIGIPLVTVCYILMNIAYFTVMTPTELLQSQAVAVTFGDRVLYPASWVVPLFVAFSTIGAANGTCFTAGRLIYVAGREGHMLKVLSYISVKRLTPAPALIFYGIIAIIYIIPGDINSLVNYFSFAAWLFYGMTILGLVVMRFTRKDLERPIKVPLFIPIIVILVSLFLILAPIISEPAWEYLYCVLFILSGLIFYFLFVYYKFGWAQRISRPVTKHLQMLMEVVPPEKDPE, from the exons ATGATTACCAAGTCAGGGGGTGAGTACCCCTATCTGATGGAGGCCTTTGGCCCCATCCCTGCCTACCTCTTCTCCTGGACCAGCCTGATCGTCATGAAGCCCTCATCCTTCGCCATCATCTGCCTCAGCTTTtcagagtatgtgtgtgcagccTTTTACTCAGGTTGCAAGCCTCCTGCTGTGGTAGTGAAACTCCTGGCTGCTGCTGCCATCT TGTTTATCACGACAGTGAATGCGCTAAGCGTGCGGCTTGGCAGCTATGTCCAGAATGTCTTCACGGCAGCCAAGATGGTGATCGtggccatcatcatcatcagcggACTGGTCTTCCTGGCCCAAG GAAATGTAAAGAACTTTCAGAATTCTTTTGAGGGTACACAGACCTCTGTGGGTGCCATCAGTCTGGCATTTTACAATGGACTCTGGGCCTACGATGGTTG GAACCAACTCAACTATATCACTGAAGAGCTTAGAAACCCTTACAG AAACCTGCCCATGGCCATTGTCATTGGGATTCCTCTGGTGACCGTATGCTACATCCTCATGAATATTGCCTACTTCACAGTGATGACCCCAACGGAGCTCTTGCAGTCCCAGGCTGTGGCTGTG ACCTTCGGAGACCGCGTTCTCTATCCAGCATCTTGGGTAGTCCCACTTTTTGTGGCATTTTCAACCATCGGTGCTGCTAATGGTACCTGCTTTACAGCCGGCAG GCTCATCTATGTGGCAGGCCGGGAAGGCCACATGCTTAAAGTGCTCTCCTACATCAGTGTCAAGCGCCTCACGCCAGCCCCTGCCCTCATATTTTAT GGTATAATAGCCATCATTTACATCATCCCTGGGGACATCAACTCCTTAGTCAATTATTTCAGTTTTGCTGCATGGCTGTTTTATGGTATGACAATCCTAGGACTCGTTGTGATGCGATTCACAAGGAAAGATCTAGAGAGGCCCATCAAG GTGCCCCTCTTCATCCCTATCATTGTGATTCTCGTATCTCTTTTCTTGATCCTGGCTCCAATCATCAGTGAGCCGGCCTGGGAGTATCTCTACTGTGTGTTGTTCATACTGAGTGGACTTATATTTTACTTCCTTTTTGTCTACTACAAGTTCGGATGGGCCCAGAGAATCTCCA
- the Slc7a9 gene encoding B(0,+)-type amino acid transporter 1 isoform X1 translates to MEETSLRRRREDEKSTHSTELKTTSLQKEVGLLSGICIIVGTIIGSGIFISPKSVLANTESVGPCLIIWAACGILATLGALCFAELGTMITKSGGEYPYLMEAFGPIPAYLFSWTSLIVMKPSSFAIICLSFSEYVCAAFYSGCKPPAVVVKLLAAAAILFITTVNALSVRLGSYVQNVFTAAKMVIVAIIIISGLVFLAQGNVKNFQNSFEGTQTSVGAISLAFYNGLWAYDGWNQLNYITEELRNPYRNLPMAIVIGIPLVTVCYILMNIAYFTVMTPTELLQSQAVAVTFGDRVLYPASWVVPLFVAFSTIGAANGTCFTAGRLIYVAGREGHMLKVLSYISVKRLTPAPALIFYGIIAIIYIIPGDINSLVNYFSFAAWLFYGMTILGLVVMRFTRKDLERPIKVPLFIPIIVILVSLFLILAPIISEPAWEYLYCVLFILSGLIFYFLFVYYKFGWAQRISRPVTKHLQMLMEVVPPEKDPE, encoded by the exons ATGGAGGAGACAAGCCTGAGGAGACGGAGAGAGGATGAGAAATCCACCCACAGTACTGAACTCAAGACCACAAGTCTCCAGAAAGAG GTGGGTCTTCTCAGTGGCATCTGTATCATTGTGGGCACCATCATCGGCTCCGGGATCTTCATCTCCCCCAAGTCTGTGCTGGCCAACACAGAATCCGTGGGGCCCTGTCTCATCATATGGGCCGCCTGTGGAATCCTGGCTACACTGG GCGCCCTGTGCTTTGCAGAGCTTGGCACAATGATTACCAAGTCAGGGGGTGAGTACCCCTATCTGATGGAGGCCTTTGGCCCCATCCCTGCCTACCTCTTCTCCTGGACCAGCCTGATCGTCATGAAGCCCTCATCCTTCGCCATCATCTGCCTCAGCTTTtcagagtatgtgtgtgcagccTTTTACTCAGGTTGCAAGCCTCCTGCTGTGGTAGTGAAACTCCTGGCTGCTGCTGCCATCT TGTTTATCACGACAGTGAATGCGCTAAGCGTGCGGCTTGGCAGCTATGTCCAGAATGTCTTCACGGCAGCCAAGATGGTGATCGtggccatcatcatcatcagcggACTGGTCTTCCTGGCCCAAG GAAATGTAAAGAACTTTCAGAATTCTTTTGAGGGTACACAGACCTCTGTGGGTGCCATCAGTCTGGCATTTTACAATGGACTCTGGGCCTACGATGGTTG GAACCAACTCAACTATATCACTGAAGAGCTTAGAAACCCTTACAG AAACCTGCCCATGGCCATTGTCATTGGGATTCCTCTGGTGACCGTATGCTACATCCTCATGAATATTGCCTACTTCACAGTGATGACCCCAACGGAGCTCTTGCAGTCCCAGGCTGTGGCTGTG ACCTTCGGAGACCGCGTTCTCTATCCAGCATCTTGGGTAGTCCCACTTTTTGTGGCATTTTCAACCATCGGTGCTGCTAATGGTACCTGCTTTACAGCCGGCAG GCTCATCTATGTGGCAGGCCGGGAAGGCCACATGCTTAAAGTGCTCTCCTACATCAGTGTCAAGCGCCTCACGCCAGCCCCTGCCCTCATATTTTAT GGTATAATAGCCATCATTTACATCATCCCTGGGGACATCAACTCCTTAGTCAATTATTTCAGTTTTGCTGCATGGCTGTTTTATGGTATGACAATCCTAGGACTCGTTGTGATGCGATTCACAAGGAAAGATCTAGAGAGGCCCATCAAG GTGCCCCTCTTCATCCCTATCATTGTGATTCTCGTATCTCTTTTCTTGATCCTGGCTCCAATCATCAGTGAGCCGGCCTGGGAGTATCTCTACTGTGTGTTGTTCATACTGAGTGGACTTATATTTTACTTCCTTTTTGTCTACTACAAGTTCGGATGGGCCCAGAGAATCTCCA
- the Slc7a9 gene encoding B(0,+)-type amino acid transporter 1 isoform X3: protein MEETSLRRRREDEKSTHSTELKTTSLQKEVGLLSGICIIVGTIIGSGIFISPKSVLANTESVGPCLIIWAACGILATLGALCFAELGTMITKSGGEYPYLMEAFGPIPAYLFSWTSLIVMKPSSFAIICLSFSEYVCAAFYSGCKPPAVVVKLLAAAAILFITTVNALSVRLGSYVQNVFTAAKMVIVAIIIISGLVFLAQGNVKNFQNSFEGTQTSVGAISLAFYNGLWAYDGWNQLNYITEELRNPYRNLPMAIVIGIPLVTVCYILMNIAYFTVMTPTELLQSQAVAVTFGDRVLYPASWVVPLFVAFSTIGAANGTCFTAGRFRWLCCFSLRGTCSN from the exons ATGGAGGAGACAAGCCTGAGGAGACGGAGAGAGGATGAGAAATCCACCCACAGTACTGAACTCAAGACCACAAGTCTCCAGAAAGAG GTGGGTCTTCTCAGTGGCATCTGTATCATTGTGGGCACCATCATCGGCTCCGGGATCTTCATCTCCCCCAAGTCTGTGCTGGCCAACACAGAATCCGTGGGGCCCTGTCTCATCATATGGGCCGCCTGTGGAATCCTGGCTACACTGG GCGCCCTGTGCTTTGCAGAGCTTGGCACAATGATTACCAAGTCAGGGGGTGAGTACCCCTATCTGATGGAGGCCTTTGGCCCCATCCCTGCCTACCTCTTCTCCTGGACCAGCCTGATCGTCATGAAGCCCTCATCCTTCGCCATCATCTGCCTCAGCTTTtcagagtatgtgtgtgcagccTTTTACTCAGGTTGCAAGCCTCCTGCTGTGGTAGTGAAACTCCTGGCTGCTGCTGCCATCT TGTTTATCACGACAGTGAATGCGCTAAGCGTGCGGCTTGGCAGCTATGTCCAGAATGTCTTCACGGCAGCCAAGATGGTGATCGtggccatcatcatcatcagcggACTGGTCTTCCTGGCCCAAG GAAATGTAAAGAACTTTCAGAATTCTTTTGAGGGTACACAGACCTCTGTGGGTGCCATCAGTCTGGCATTTTACAATGGACTCTGGGCCTACGATGGTTG GAACCAACTCAACTATATCACTGAAGAGCTTAGAAACCCTTACAG AAACCTGCCCATGGCCATTGTCATTGGGATTCCTCTGGTGACCGTATGCTACATCCTCATGAATATTGCCTACTTCACAGTGATGACCCCAACGGAGCTCTTGCAGTCCCAGGCTGTGGCTGTG ACCTTCGGAGACCGCGTTCTCTATCCAGCATCTTGGGTAGTCCCACTTTTTGTGGCATTTTCAACCATCGGTGCTGCTAATGGTACCTGCTTTACAGCCGGCAG GTTCCGCTGGCTGTGTTGTTTCTCTTTACGAGGCACGTGCTCTAACTAA